In the genome of Olsenella profusa DSM 13989, one region contains:
- a CDS encoding transposase: MSHELSRSPNAEPADPTLVEAVRRLKGDNHPVPHSDCGCRCRWPGWIGICSGYGIARSVSKRACSPDNAACEGFFGRLKNELFYHRPWDGMASEDFGRMPNGYVGHYNTQRRKKSLGWKSPEEYRLFLGYAA; encoded by the coding sequence GTGTCCCACGAACTGTCGAGAAGCCCGAACGCAGAGCCTGCCGATCCCACCCTCGTCGAGGCGGTCCGCAGGCTGAAGGGCGACAATCACCCCGTCCCTCACAGTGATTGCGGGTGTCGTTGCAGGTGGCCTGGGTGGATTGGAATATGCAGCGGGTACGGAATCGCTCGATCTGTGTCGAAGAGGGCATGCTCGCCGGACAATGCGGCGTGCGAGGGCTTCTTCGGACGCCTCAAAAACGAGCTCTTTTACCACAGGCCTTGGGATGGGATGGCATCCGAAGACTTCGGCCGAATGCCCAATGGCTATGTTGGCCACTACAATACCCAACGAAGAAAGAAATCTCTGGGATGGAAAAGCCCAGAAGAGTATCGACTGTTCCTAGGATATGCGGCCTGA
- a CDS encoding DNA cytosine methyltransferase, translating into MIPVIDLFAGPGGLGEGFSSLTDENGKPIFQIIMSVERDPSAHETLRLRSYVRKILRDDGTVPNVYLRYMRDHDDKAWSDLMAYRSEAWEAAKKEAVCATLVEGDDKLINEGKKRLEEWRAANGNKPLILIGGPPCQAYSLVGRSRRKHDTEFDKDVKQTLYKCYLSFINGLKPDIFVMENVKGLLSAKHKGSGVFDHIYQDMHDAGYEIHSLVKQKPGKPKDYVVEAERFGVPQMRHRVILLGVKQGSDRATSTLMPQHPVTLGMTLCGIPKVRSNFSERNKGWREMNWARYLDEAAKRIASSEDCKELAPIMQRVISSHPTKVSKKTKVTNEKGPYDEWYRLRFRHSKLLANHEARSHLAKDLDRYLFCSAYAEVHRTSARLEDFPDELLPNHKNVTDNIPEVKEGGEYEFNDRFRVQAEDSPSTTITSHIAKDGHYYIHPDPTQCRSLTVREAARLQTFPDDYLFEGNRTSQYTQVGNAVPPLLAQQIASVVASALGIEAKDYLKHISAQSSEGDDH; encoded by the coding sequence GTGATACCGGTAATCGACTTATTCGCGGGTCCAGGAGGGCTTGGCGAGGGTTTTTCATCGCTTACCGATGAGAACGGCAAGCCGATTTTCCAGATCATCATGTCGGTCGAACGAGATCCCTCTGCACATGAGACGCTTCGGCTGCGCTCTTATGTCCGCAAGATTCTTCGCGATGATGGCACGGTACCGAATGTGTACCTACGCTATATGAGAGACCACGACGATAAAGCGTGGAGCGACCTCATGGCATACAGATCCGAGGCATGGGAGGCTGCAAAAAAAGAAGCAGTTTGCGCGACGCTCGTAGAGGGCGATGACAAACTTATAAACGAGGGTAAGAAAAGGCTAGAAGAGTGGCGGGCAGCAAATGGGAACAAGCCTCTGATTCTCATAGGCGGACCACCCTGTCAGGCCTACTCACTGGTGGGTCGGTCTAGGCGCAAACACGATACAGAGTTTGACAAAGATGTGAAGCAAACCCTCTACAAGTGCTACCTATCGTTTATCAATGGCCTAAAGCCCGATATTTTTGTCATGGAGAACGTCAAGGGGCTGCTCTCGGCAAAGCACAAGGGCTCTGGGGTTTTCGATCATATTTATCAAGATATGCATGATGCAGGATACGAGATACACTCACTCGTGAAACAAAAACCGGGGAAGCCAAAAGACTACGTCGTAGAAGCGGAGAGGTTCGGCGTTCCCCAAATGCGCCACAGGGTGATACTTCTCGGAGTGAAGCAAGGGTCAGACCGAGCGACCTCAACGCTCATGCCACAGCATCCCGTAACTCTCGGAATGACTCTTTGCGGTATCCCGAAAGTTAGGAGTAACTTCTCAGAGCGCAACAAGGGCTGGCGTGAAATGAACTGGGCTAGATACCTGGACGAAGCTGCGAAAAGGATTGCGTCTTCTGAGGATTGCAAAGAGCTGGCACCTATCATGCAGAGGGTGATTTCAAGCCACCCAACCAAGGTTTCGAAGAAGACGAAGGTGACGAACGAGAAGGGCCCTTATGACGAGTGGTATAGGCTGCGCTTCAGGCACAGCAAGTTATTAGCCAATCACGAGGCTAGGTCCCACTTGGCAAAGGATCTTGATCGCTACCTGTTCTGTTCGGCCTATGCAGAAGTTCATAGAACCTCGGCTCGATTGGAGGATTTTCCCGACGAGTTACTCCCCAACCACAAGAACGTCACTGACAATATCCCGGAGGTCAAAGAGGGCGGCGAATACGAATTCAACGACAGATTCCGCGTTCAGGCGGAAGACAGCCCCTCGACGACAATAACCTCGCATATCGCCAAAGACGGACACTACTACATCCACCCCGACCCTACCCAATGCCGCAGCCTCACTGTGAGGGAGGCTGCTAGGTTGCAAACGTTCCCCGACGACTATCTGTTCGAGGGCAATCGCACCTCACAGTACACGCAGGTAGGGAATGCCGTACCGCCGCTCCTCGCTCAGCAAATTGCATCGGTGGTTGCCTCAGCGCTTGGTATTGAAGCGAAGGACTATTTAAAACACATCTCTGCTCAGTCTTCAGAAGGCGACGATCACTAG
- the drmB gene encoding DrmB family protein, translating into MGQLFGPYSVGAIYPCDANTTVMIAGLDAYDEQIAKGRLEEVRDSRLKQYIGVNKLYSPPMGDGPNNGFVPTLRFPNWLYCPRCGQIKYVGSTNCSTSLRCESCSKKYHHDVKLVPERFVIVCPHGHIDSFPVMKWVHGGTDIDPKDDPGHTVYRHTKGGSTTMGDIEYRCTCGAHRSLSGANTPEGLNKIGYRCTGRQPWLDRVSSQPCPADNKDLRVVIMGATNVCYPDVVSSVLIPDALDEHVKSVVDEQFSDMLEMDRMGLLDKAINMLATANGIRPDALRLAYHQRKSAGNTEQSEVEYLHDEFLTLRDPHISKRGEFIGRTINVSDYSLPLMRKFISKVTLVETLTVTRALVGFTRLNPEYNDSKTMDERRRALSRKMLDWTLANQTIGEGIFIDLDGTCLKEWAKRPEVAARVRTMQGNLNESRTKRNLAPKGLNPNYVLIHTLSHLLLLGISEVCGYTAASLRERIYCQDFLDDDGDEDFEGMHGLLIYTASSSGDGSLGGLVRSGEPGRFEVIVFNALQKATWCSDDPVCIESPGQGLDSCNLAACYNCALLPETACENGNKFLDRSLVVGTLDEPLAGLFREELQVD; encoded by the coding sequence ATGGGACAGCTCTTCGGACCCTACAGCGTTGGTGCGATTTACCCCTGCGACGCCAACACGACTGTGATGATTGCCGGTCTCGATGCTTATGACGAGCAGATTGCCAAGGGGAGACTGGAAGAGGTTCGTGATTCCAGGCTCAAGCAGTATATCGGGGTCAACAAGCTCTATTCCCCTCCCATGGGTGATGGCCCCAACAACGGCTTCGTTCCCACTCTTAGGTTTCCGAATTGGCTTTATTGCCCTCGTTGTGGGCAGATAAAATATGTAGGCTCGACCAATTGCAGCACGTCGCTTCGCTGCGAATCCTGCAGCAAAAAGTATCACCATGATGTCAAGTTGGTTCCTGAGCGTTTCGTTATCGTATGCCCACACGGTCACATAGACAGCTTCCCGGTCATGAAATGGGTTCATGGCGGGACCGATATAGATCCGAAAGACGACCCCGGCCATACCGTCTACAGGCACACCAAGGGCGGAAGCACGACCATGGGCGACATCGAATATCGTTGCACCTGCGGCGCCCATCGTTCCCTCAGCGGAGCGAATACCCCTGAGGGGTTGAACAAGATTGGCTACCGCTGTACCGGGAGACAACCTTGGCTTGATCGAGTCTCAAGTCAGCCATGCCCCGCTGACAACAAGGATCTCAGGGTTGTCATCATGGGTGCTACGAACGTATGCTACCCGGATGTCGTTAGCTCCGTACTAATCCCAGATGCGTTAGACGAGCATGTCAAATCAGTTGTCGATGAACAGTTTTCAGACATGCTTGAGATGGACAGGATGGGGCTCCTTGACAAGGCCATCAACATGCTAGCTACAGCAAACGGCATCAGGCCAGATGCGCTTCGTCTCGCCTATCACCAGAGAAAGAGTGCTGGGAATACGGAGCAGTCCGAGGTAGAGTACCTTCACGATGAGTTTCTGACGCTGCGGGACCCGCATATATCCAAGAGGGGTGAGTTCATAGGCCGGACGATCAACGTCTCAGATTACTCCCTTCCGCTTATGCGCAAGTTCATCTCGAAGGTAACTCTTGTGGAGACCCTTACCGTGACGCGCGCGCTAGTTGGGTTCACAAGGCTCAACCCCGAGTACAACGACTCCAAGACCATGGACGAGAGGAGAAGGGCACTTTCTCGGAAGATGCTCGATTGGACACTTGCCAATCAGACGATTGGTGAGGGGATCTTCATTGACCTCGATGGGACATGCCTGAAAGAGTGGGCGAAGCGGCCTGAAGTTGCTGCCCGAGTAAGAACTATGCAGGGGAATCTCAACGAGTCTAGAACTAAGCGCAACCTTGCTCCGAAAGGGCTAAACCCGAATTACGTGCTTATCCATACCCTCTCACACTTGCTCCTTCTTGGTATCAGCGAGGTGTGCGGTTACACTGCTGCCTCTCTGCGCGAGAGAATTTACTGTCAGGATTTCCTAGATGATGACGGCGACGAGGATTTCGAAGGTATGCACGGCCTTCTTATCTATACCGCGTCATCTTCAGGAGACGGTTCTCTAGGTGGTCTTGTCCGTTCAGGAGAGCCTGGTCGCTTTGAGGTCATCGTTTTTAATGCCCTGCAAAAGGCCACTTGGTGCTCTGATGATCCGGTTTGCATAGAGTCCCCTGGACAGGGTCTTGACTCATGCAACTTGGCTGCCTGTTATAACTGCGCTCTTCTCCCGGAGACAGCATGCGAGAATGGTAACAAGTTCTTGGACAGAAGCCTCGTAGTAGGGACATTGGATGAGCCCCTAGCTGGACTCTTCCGAGAGGAACTGCAGGTCGACTAG
- a CDS encoding helicase-related protein, producing MDDNTDGNCLDEELRRRLYKSVYEEFVGPIDPDSGETLDEFSSPSLRYHAGVLYPRGTQIDMAQGKDAVSSDGENPGELAAGTSAGNPDSPLPIGSDVPDGSDVSEEASDEDYEEPVSLSNARAQSAMSMTLGIRNEDEISVSIRCARYVRQKVEEKSCYKRIPLRFDLLAEDLELPTGEGDDIRRGYKLDGGALELWVVFRQRIPEGLVLTVALCNMNAAPSGQHEDSSACYYQAGFKVSSKLGLIPPAWSQLDESTSDEEASKSLIYRNVRNYAIGHGCATSWDQGLPVKWAQTQVMPVSDTHSMKPLHPLMDGIVLSIESFGRADCWGETLNAMNTLCDKYSLWISQTRKRALKLPRQYESAARRNLDECDLCLARIKDGISLLDSNIVARQAFVMANEAMYDQFLHYGVVSGERKYLDEPIGYTRSWRPFQLAFILMNIRSVIDETSDDRGVVDLIWFPTGGGKTEAYLGLTAFVLIWERLSHVESEGVTVFMRYTLRLLTSQQFDRASSLICALESMRRRMPDLLGHREFRIGLWVGGEASPNTRDQAERLRRAYVNRNEGRNPFPVRKCPWCGSSLEENKRVSYRRDRSTKKLFFVCPNENCEFSKGDGLPLDVVDDEVYANPPSLLVGTIDKFAMLPYRQEALPLFGITKEGRRRPPKLIIQDELHLISGPLGSMAGHYETLISSLCERDEGGRKVLPKIVASTATVSRAKGQCNQLYACGEENVFQFPPSGIDYDDSFFSVEDKESRGRRYVGVFVPTLNAASTNIRLYAALLWEPATWKDVPDDWKDPYWTTIGYYGTTRELGQAVTWMGGDIPERLWEHRKRAERAGDDTVRYINVAEELTSRKDADEVRKGLDSLSISYPSRNAVDLCFATNMISVGLDVGRLGLMVVEGQPKTTAEYIQATSRVGRGSRAKGIVFVVYSTTKPRDRSHYENFAMYHQSFYQNVEPSSVTSFCRQVRDRALFGTLVGIYRSVDGDDSEAFRYPEKEPFDFAAETILNRVEKVDPHELQGTKEDLDEIHEGWDASDYDRWFELKPENFGPPTPLMHPTGAESSDAWGGGTFEVPTSMRSVDAQCRVRILGTYVGYGENEGNKHA from the coding sequence TTGGATGACAACACTGATGGCAATTGCCTTGACGAAGAGCTGAGACGACGCCTGTACAAGTCGGTCTACGAAGAATTTGTCGGGCCTATCGACCCCGACTCCGGGGAGACCCTGGATGAGTTCTCCTCGCCGTCGCTGCGGTATCATGCTGGCGTCCTCTATCCAAGAGGGACCCAGATTGATATGGCTCAAGGCAAGGACGCTGTGTCTTCTGATGGGGAGAACCCTGGTGAACTTGCTGCAGGGACAAGTGCAGGTAACCCTGATTCTCCACTACCCATCGGTTCGGACGTGCCAGACGGTTCCGACGTTTCCGAAGAGGCGTCAGACGAAGATTACGAAGAGCCGGTATCGCTCTCTAATGCCCGCGCCCAGTCTGCAATGAGCATGACCTTGGGCATCCGCAATGAGGATGAGATTTCCGTTAGCATCAGATGCGCGAGGTATGTTCGGCAGAAGGTAGAAGAGAAAAGCTGCTACAAACGCATCCCTCTCCGGTTTGACCTTCTTGCCGAGGATCTAGAGCTCCCCACAGGCGAGGGGGATGATATCAGGCGCGGATACAAGCTGGATGGCGGGGCCCTTGAGCTCTGGGTCGTGTTCAGGCAGCGGATTCCCGAAGGGCTTGTCCTCACCGTCGCCCTGTGCAATATGAATGCAGCCCCGTCTGGCCAACACGAAGATTCTTCAGCTTGCTATTACCAAGCTGGATTCAAGGTGAGTTCGAAGCTGGGGCTCATCCCGCCTGCATGGAGTCAGCTTGATGAATCGACCTCCGATGAGGAAGCCAGCAAAAGCCTTATCTACCGCAATGTTCGCAACTATGCCATAGGTCATGGGTGTGCTACCAGCTGGGATCAGGGCTTGCCGGTTAAGTGGGCACAGACCCAGGTCATGCCTGTATCTGATACGCATTCCATGAAGCCGCTACATCCACTGATGGATGGGATTGTCCTATCAATCGAGAGCTTTGGCAGGGCGGACTGTTGGGGCGAGACCTTAAATGCCATGAACACCCTATGCGATAAGTACTCGCTTTGGATTTCCCAGACCCGCAAAAGGGCCTTGAAGCTCCCCAGACAATATGAAAGCGCCGCACGACGAAACCTAGACGAGTGTGACCTTTGTCTTGCCCGCATAAAGGACGGCATCAGCCTTTTGGACAGCAATATCGTTGCCCGGCAGGCATTCGTGATGGCTAACGAAGCCATGTACGACCAGTTTCTGCACTACGGCGTAGTCTCCGGGGAGAGGAAGTACTTAGACGAACCTATCGGGTACACAAGAAGTTGGAGACCCTTTCAGCTTGCGTTTATCCTCATGAACATCAGGTCTGTTATCGACGAGACCAGTGATGACAGAGGTGTCGTCGACCTCATCTGGTTCCCAACGGGAGGCGGCAAGACGGAGGCCTATCTAGGACTCACCGCATTCGTCCTCATTTGGGAGCGCCTTTCCCACGTGGAGAGCGAAGGGGTCACCGTTTTCATGAGGTACACGCTGCGGTTGCTGACCTCGCAGCAGTTCGATCGTGCCTCGTCTCTCATCTGCGCTCTCGAATCCATGCGGCGTCGCATGCCCGATTTGCTTGGGCACCGCGAGTTCCGTATCGGCCTTTGGGTGGGAGGGGAAGCAAGCCCAAATACCCGAGACCAAGCTGAGCGGCTGAGGCGCGCGTACGTTAATCGGAACGAGGGCAGAAACCCCTTCCCCGTCCGAAAATGCCCATGGTGCGGAAGCAGCCTAGAAGAGAACAAAAGGGTGTCATATAGGCGCGATCGAAGCACAAAGAAGCTGTTCTTCGTGTGTCCGAACGAGAACTGCGAGTTTTCCAAGGGCGATGGGCTGCCCCTAGACGTAGTCGACGACGAGGTATATGCCAACCCGCCATCACTTCTCGTGGGGACCATTGACAAATTCGCCATGCTTCCTTACAGGCAAGAAGCCCTTCCACTGTTTGGCATCACCAAGGAAGGAAGGCGGCGTCCACCCAAACTTATCATCCAAGACGAGCTGCATTTGATATCTGGCCCCCTCGGTTCAATGGCTGGTCATTACGAGACGCTCATATCGTCTCTCTGTGAAAGAGATGAGGGCGGGAGGAAGGTTCTCCCAAAGATTGTCGCATCAACGGCGACCGTCAGTCGGGCCAAAGGGCAGTGCAATCAGCTATACGCATGTGGAGAAGAAAACGTCTTTCAGTTCCCTCCTTCCGGTATTGACTACGATGACTCGTTCTTCTCAGTTGAGGACAAAGAGTCGAGGGGCCGGCGCTATGTAGGAGTGTTTGTACCGACACTTAACGCCGCTTCGACCAACATACGCCTCTATGCCGCCCTCCTTTGGGAACCAGCCACATGGAAAGACGTGCCGGATGACTGGAAGGACCCCTATTGGACGACCATTGGATACTACGGCACCACAAGAGAGCTTGGTCAAGCCGTTACCTGGATGGGCGGGGACATTCCGGAACGTCTTTGGGAGCATAGGAAGCGCGCCGAACGCGCTGGTGACGACACCGTTCGCTACATCAACGTTGCAGAGGAGCTTACTAGCCGTAAAGACGCCGATGAGGTCCGGAAGGGACTTGACAGCCTCTCAATCTCCTATCCTTCCCGAAACGCGGTCGACCTCTGCTTTGCCACGAACATGATTTCTGTGGGCCTAGATGTTGGACGGCTGGGGTTGATGGTCGTCGAGGGACAGCCGAAGACAACCGCTGAGTACATCCAGGCCACTAGCCGCGTTGGACGTGGCAGCAGGGCCAAGGGCATCGTATTCGTCGTATACAGCACCACAAAACCGAGGGATCGTTCGCATTACGAGAACTTTGCCATGTATCACCAGAGCTTCTATCAGAACGTGGAGCCATCAAGCGTCACCTCTTTCTGTAGGCAAGTGCGCGACCGGGCTCTGTTTGGCACGCTTGTGGGGATTTATCGTTCTGTAGATGGCGACGACTCGGAAGCCTTTCGGTACCCCGAAAAGGAGCCTTTCGATTTTGCTGCCGAAACGATTCTCAATCGCGTGGAAAAGGTCGATCCGCACGAGCTGCAAGGTACTAAAGAAGACCTCGATGAGATACACGAGGGCTGGGATGCCAGCGACTACGACCGTTGGTTTGAGTTAAAACCTGAGAACTTTGGCCCACCGACACCCCTCATGCACCCAACGGGTGCAGAGAGCTCCGATGCATGGGGTGGTGGTACCTTCGAGGTACCGACATCCATGCGGAGTGTTGACGCCCAGTGCAGGGTAAGGATTCTTGGCACGTATGTCGGCTATGGCGAGAACGAGGGGAATAAACATGCCTAG
- a CDS encoding DISARM anti-phage system protein DrmE domain-containing protein has product MKIAYGWQVNLLSSPKWSAVGCRVPPNGGAVYMGREMSFDAFLDSVNRTSNPLDSPSLAFPDLGDVQFTTLTKANLTLLRRARSSGYPGLIVSCPDFEREAIATAFLAAMLHIEFDAGVPGLHEAEVGEKVAVGGCVVRITEVSDERVMYSSLDQAAGIDKKYGTFPLVHLASPDAELSQTKSTKKLKRPSLLSEASRYKALPAPVRRILDCCGKQVPSVGYVTSPSQYANEAPTRLLNGRILFDDASYGLSEVLPITYLSPKGVRRDGFNWPFECPPSVLVGPRIDGVGSASEIVNLADDGLPIDFVSLNISSPDLMDTSLLSDIFDLKDRGIGVIAFCDRWTLARLQPLIDSGFLPFDWDDCGFLAKMQGLTLSSIQTRMITRQHEKVLPVSDGDSGLSRAKRILYDDFRLSEIDDDGVLLAVQDLFSVLGSAIRMTEAPDKEYSSRQRDIVDSFLDTIRSSRILSLQDFDEVRTACDILWKFFEPDQPAPKEHKIYDLITGYIDSKSPVVLVVDRNRTEAAYKYWCGELAYNGYGIGLFAVMTTRDFLGSNSLTDNENVIFSGWYDKGTMDRCLHSGIATNMIFVLYGHDGGDLELGWWLKANEQWHRESDKCALATDKTLIKLGIEPLKRPKKSRAIATRRCSDAPDNADDEPPASIVTTIERRRIQSELAREGERFVPAVPVMFHDGTHVWLKSDPNQARSGRLLVITDCLTGQDDEPDQKPASALLPGDVVLRTHSDKGFIRRASESTTEGYDDAMALAQSWKEPIRHARLHGYSDAEIVDRIYSRVVKTRTKAGVRGWVKGNRIAPQTKADIEAIYSSLGYPLADGELDKIAGAVRKIRNKHRSIGRMAKKGMVADFLKDVERYGLDNAVDGFDERHEAGDVELLRVAVVGERRNVAIDRVDVL; this is encoded by the coding sequence ATGAAGATTGCATATGGCTGGCAGGTGAATCTCCTCTCATCTCCTAAATGGTCAGCTGTTGGCTGTCGTGTTCCACCGAATGGAGGTGCCGTGTACATGGGTCGGGAAATGTCATTCGACGCGTTTCTTGATTCTGTTAATCGGACCTCAAACCCTCTAGATAGTCCCTCGCTTGCTTTCCCTGATTTGGGTGATGTTCAATTCACAACTCTCACAAAGGCTAATTTGACCCTGCTACGTAGAGCTCGAAGCTCAGGATACCCAGGTCTCATAGTTAGCTGTCCAGATTTCGAGCGAGAGGCCATCGCAACAGCTTTTCTTGCCGCTATGCTGCATATCGAGTTTGATGCTGGCGTACCTGGCTTACATGAAGCTGAAGTTGGCGAGAAGGTCGCCGTCGGTGGTTGCGTGGTCAGAATCACTGAGGTCAGTGATGAGAGGGTGATGTACTCCTCTCTTGATCAGGCGGCAGGAATTGATAAGAAATATGGGACATTCCCTCTTGTGCATCTTGCTTCTCCTGATGCTGAGCTATCCCAGACAAAGAGCACCAAGAAGCTCAAGCGCCCCTCTTTGTTGAGCGAGGCCTCACGGTACAAGGCCCTTCCTGCTCCGGTACGGCGTATCTTAGACTGCTGTGGGAAGCAGGTGCCTTCTGTTGGGTATGTCACTTCTCCCTCACAGTATGCAAATGAGGCTCCTACGCGCCTGCTCAATGGGCGCATCCTTTTTGATGACGCATCCTATGGCCTTTCCGAGGTTTTGCCCATTACCTACCTTTCTCCCAAGGGCGTTAGGAGGGATGGTTTCAATTGGCCTTTTGAATGCCCCCCGTCTGTCCTTGTGGGCCCTCGCATTGACGGCGTCGGCAGCGCTTCTGAAATCGTCAATTTGGCAGATGATGGTCTTCCCATCGACTTCGTTTCTTTGAACATCTCGAGTCCCGACCTGATGGACACATCCCTTCTGTCAGACATCTTCGATTTGAAGGACCGGGGGATTGGCGTCATCGCTTTTTGTGATCGGTGGACATTAGCTCGATTACAACCACTTATAGATAGTGGTTTTCTGCCCTTCGACTGGGATGACTGTGGCTTTCTGGCCAAGATGCAGGGACTCACCCTGTCCTCCATTCAAACTAGGATGATTACCAGGCAGCATGAGAAGGTGCTCCCGGTTTCCGATGGGGATAGCGGCCTCTCACGCGCAAAGCGGATTCTTTACGATGATTTCAGGCTTTCTGAGATTGACGACGACGGGGTTCTCCTCGCCGTTCAAGACCTCTTTAGCGTGCTTGGCTCCGCTATCAGGATGACCGAGGCCCCTGACAAGGAATACAGCAGCCGGCAAAGAGACATTGTTGATAGCTTTCTAGACACTATCAGGTCATCAAGGATACTGAGCCTGCAGGATTTTGATGAGGTACGCACTGCATGCGACATCCTTTGGAAGTTCTTCGAGCCTGATCAGCCTGCTCCTAAAGAACATAAAATCTACGATCTCATCACCGGCTACATAGATAGTAAGTCACCCGTGGTCTTGGTTGTCGACAGGAACAGAACTGAGGCTGCCTATAAGTACTGGTGTGGAGAGCTGGCCTACAACGGATACGGCATTGGGCTATTCGCTGTTATGACGACACGCGATTTCCTCGGAAGCAACTCGCTCACCGACAACGAGAACGTCATCTTCAGCGGCTGGTATGACAAGGGGACGATGGACCGCTGTCTCCATTCCGGAATAGCCACGAACATGATTTTCGTGCTCTATGGGCATGATGGTGGCGACTTGGAGCTTGGATGGTGGCTCAAGGCAAACGAACAGTGGCACAGGGAGTCGGACAAGTGCGCGCTCGCGACCGATAAGACGCTCATAAAGTTGGGAATAGAGCCTCTAAAAAGACCCAAGAAATCTAGGGCCATTGCGACAAGACGATGCAGCGATGCCCCTGATAATGCTGATGATGAGCCCCCCGCCTCGATTGTAACTACAATAGAGAGGCGCAGGATACAAAGCGAACTTGCCCGCGAGGGAGAGAGATTCGTGCCTGCTGTGCCTGTCATGTTTCACGACGGCACGCATGTGTGGCTCAAGTCCGACCCCAACCAAGCTCGGAGCGGGCGTCTCCTCGTAATTACCGATTGCCTTACAGGCCAAGACGACGAGCCCGACCAAAAACCTGCTTCCGCCCTTTTACCAGGTGATGTCGTCCTGCGTACTCACTCCGACAAGGGATTTATACGCAGGGCCTCGGAAAGCACCACCGAGGGATACGATGACGCCATGGCTTTGGCGCAAAGTTGGAAGGAGCCGATTCGCCACGCGAGGCTACACGGGTATTCCGATGCCGAGATCGTTGACAGGATCTACTCCCGTGTAGTCAAGACTCGCACTAAGGCCGGCGTTCGCGGGTGGGTAAAGGGTAACCGCATTGCCCCTCAGACCAAAGCCGATATCGAGGCGATATACTCGTCCCTTGGCTATCCGCTGGCAGATGGCGAGCTGGATAAAATCGCGGGCGCCGTGCGCAAGATTCGGAACAAACATCGTTCCATTGGACGAATGGCCAAGAAGGGCATGGTTGCCGATTTCCTTAAAGATGTCGAGCGGTACGGCCTCGACAATGCCGTCGATGGTTTCGATGAAAGACACGAGGCCGGCGATGTCGAGCTTTTGAGGGTGGCTGTGGTTGGTGAGCGAAGGAATGTGGCGATCGACCGTGTCGACGTTCTGTGA
- a CDS encoding ATP-binding protein: protein MLKQGKVVLVTGARQVGKTTVLKKHLGNSFDYVSMENPQDYLLARQDAMLFFETRRLPLIIDEVQRVPELFSPVKWVVDQSDEKGRIILTGSQTYQLMKGVSESLAGRIRILEMPALNLRELVGHADKPHPYIPSPAKPLDKPLDKSIWEIIHRGSMPELQDSSVDWDSFYSGYVSAYLERDVRDLINVKDEARFYSFMVACAARSGQLLNATDIGNAAGVSYKTAQLWLSVLQASNIVRIVEPFWSNIGKSLTKTPKLYFMDTGLVCHLTRWTTPEQLRVGAMAGHVFEDFVVSEVLKSYMNAGGNMRDVWFYRDSRKREIDLVIQEGHVLHPVEVKTSATVGGDAVRNFRCLEGMSGYEVGFGHVICQTPEPYYVTKDVQAVPVWVI from the coding sequence ATGCTGAAACAAGGCAAGGTAGTCCTTGTGACAGGGGCGCGCCAGGTCGGCAAAACAACCGTCCTCAAGAAGCACCTGGGCAACTCCTTCGACTACGTCTCCATGGAGAACCCTCAGGACTACCTGCTTGCCAGGCAGGACGCAATGCTCTTCTTCGAGACCAGGCGCCTGCCGCTCATCATAGACGAGGTCCAACGCGTACCTGAGCTCTTCTCCCCGGTCAAGTGGGTGGTCGACCAGTCTGACGAGAAGGGGCGCATCATACTCACCGGCTCGCAGACCTACCAGCTCATGAAGGGCGTAAGCGAGTCGCTGGCAGGAAGGATCCGCATCCTCGAGATGCCGGCACTTAATCTGCGGGAGCTCGTAGGTCACGCAGACAAACCACATCCCTATATCCCCTCTCCTGCCAAGCCGCTCGACAAGCCTCTGGATAAGAGCATCTGGGAGATCATCCACAGGGGATCGATGCCGGAGTTGCAGGACAGCTCGGTCGACTGGGACTCGTTCTACTCCGGCTACGTGTCCGCCTACCTCGAACGGGACGTGCGCGACCTCATCAACGTCAAGGACGAGGCGAGGTTCTACAGCTTTATGGTCGCGTGCGCCGCGAGATCGGGACAGCTCCTCAACGCTACGGACATAGGCAACGCAGCGGGCGTCAGCTACAAGACGGCGCAGTTATGGCTCTCCGTCCTCCAAGCCTCGAACATCGTCCGCATAGTGGAGCCGTTCTGGTCGAACATCGGCAAGAGCCTGACGAAGACCCCCAAGCTCTACTTCATGGACACCGGACTTGTCTGCCACCTCACGAGGTGGACGACGCCGGAGCAGCTGCGTGTCGGTGCGATGGCGGGACACGTCTTCGAGGACTTCGTCGTCTCGGAGGTGCTCAAGAGCTACATGAACGCCGGCGGCAACATGCGCGACGTCTGGTTCTACCGCGATTCGAGGAAGCGGGAGATTGACCTTGTTATCCAAGAGGGACATGTGCTGCATCCCGTCGAGGTGAAGACGTCCGCCACGGTAGGGGGCGACGCCGTGAGAAACTTCCGCTGCCTCGAGGGGATGTCTGGCTACGAGGTCGGCTTCGGACACGTGATCTGCCAGACGCCCGAACCATACTACGTGACCAAGGACGTGCAGGCAGTTCCCGTCTGGGTGATTTAG